A DNA window from Niabella yanshanensis contains the following coding sequences:
- a CDS encoding helix-turn-helix domain-containing protein, whose product MIRKQENLKTFNLFHYLKEQDQQSMSIPYFMANDSTYKNAGVSFPIRNFVYGIGITYSGKPGSVKIGSADYVLQPGSLTTIGPGIVSQWEPYHNAKHETLFFTESIFTDVIKNSFLSTLPFFQPGGQHVIQTSREQTLQIKSLFATISAFRNQPLVMPGLIYSLLMLAQTCHQSAKPAISLTSQQEQVAAKFRKLLSLHVLEQKDVNFYAQQLHITPKYLSEVLVQLTGKTTKKWIDEHLAMEAKSLLRQTSMTILEISFWLGFEDSSYFIKAFKKWEGMTPLAFRKL is encoded by the coding sequence GTGATACGTAAGCAAGAAAATTTAAAGACCTTTAATTTATTTCATTACCTGAAAGAGCAGGACCAGCAAAGCATGTCGATACCTTATTTTATGGCTAACGACTCTACTTATAAAAATGCCGGTGTCAGCTTTCCTATCAGAAATTTCGTTTATGGAATAGGCATCACCTACAGCGGTAAACCTGGCAGCGTAAAGATCGGCAGCGCAGACTATGTATTGCAGCCCGGTAGCCTTACAACTATCGGTCCCGGTATCGTATCGCAATGGGAACCTTATCATAACGCAAAGCATGAAACCCTGTTTTTTACGGAAAGCATTTTTACTGATGTCATTAAAAACTCCTTTCTGAGTACATTACCATTTTTTCAGCCGGGCGGGCAGCATGTAATACAAACCTCAAGGGAGCAAACCTTACAAATCAAATCACTTTTCGCTACTATCTCAGCTTTCAGGAATCAGCCGTTGGTGATGCCTGGCCTAATTTATAGTTTATTAATGCTGGCCCAAACCTGCCATCAATCAGCAAAGCCCGCAATCTCGCTCACTTCGCAACAAGAGCAGGTTGCCGCTAAGTTCAGGAAGCTGCTTTCACTCCATGTACTGGAACAGAAAGATGTAAACTTTTATGCACAACAACTACATATCACCCCAAAATACCTAAGCGAGGTACTGGTACAGTTAACCGGGAAAACTACCAAAAAATGGATCGACGAGCACCTGGCAATGGAAGCCAAAAGCCTTTTAAGGCAAACTTCAATGACCATACTGGAAATTTCCTTCTGGCTTGGATTTGAAGATAGCTCTTACTTTATCAAAGCCTTTAAAAAATGGGAGGGCATGACGCCTTTAGCTTTTAGAAAGCTATAA
- a CDS encoding epoxide hydrolase family protein — MKPFTVNIPQAVITDLKNRIQNTRWPGAPDGAGWQWGTSEQYLKELAHYWVNGYSWEKYEKQLNQYPQYIAEIDGIQIHFQYIKGNGTNARPLLLTHGWPDSYYRFHKIIPMLTEGDQSFDLVIPSIPGFGFSEKTALTSVAVADLWKKLMTETLGYQKFNAAGGDVGMGITKALASKYPAVVSAVHFTDLGYPMGQEDPATMTDEEKQFALFVQQWWYSEGAYAMVHSTKPQSLAYGLNDSPVALAAWILSFGSAGASPDVIEAAFGGKDEMLTNIMIYWITQTIGSSVRMYKTDAVAQWGGAQPLSKTGVPAGVAVFPREAQFPKEWAERFVNVVHYKKMEAGGHFAALEVPEAFAGELRSFFYSVK, encoded by the coding sequence ATGAAACCATTTACAGTAAACATTCCTCAAGCAGTTATTACCGACCTTAAAAACCGTATTCAAAATACCCGGTGGCCCGGGGCGCCCGATGGAGCTGGGTGGCAATGGGGCACCAGCGAGCAATACCTGAAAGAACTGGCACACTACTGGGTGAACGGGTATAGCTGGGAGAAATATGAAAAACAATTAAACCAATATCCCCAATACATTGCCGAAATCGACGGAATACAAATTCATTTCCAATACATAAAAGGTAACGGTACTAATGCCAGGCCTCTACTGCTCACACATGGATGGCCGGACAGCTATTATCGTTTTCACAAAATTATTCCAATGCTTACTGAAGGAGATCAAAGCTTTGACCTGGTGATTCCGTCCATACCCGGGTTTGGCTTTTCGGAAAAAACTGCCCTTACCAGTGTGGCGGTTGCCGACCTCTGGAAAAAACTGATGACTGAAACGCTGGGTTACCAAAAGTTTAACGCCGCCGGGGGAGATGTGGGCATGGGTATCACTAAAGCCCTGGCTTCCAAATATCCCGCTGTGGTGTCAGCTGTTCACTTTACCGATCTTGGTTATCCGATGGGACAGGAAGATCCTGCAACGATGACCGATGAGGAAAAGCAATTTGCCCTGTTTGTTCAGCAATGGTGGTATAGCGAGGGCGCCTATGCAATGGTACACAGCACCAAGCCGCAATCATTAGCTTATGGACTCAATGATTCGCCGGTAGCCCTGGCAGCCTGGATCCTGAGCTTCGGCAGCGCCGGCGCATCTCCCGATGTAATTGAAGCCGCATTTGGCGGGAAAGATGAAATGCTCACCAATATCATGATTTATTGGATTACCCAAACCATAGGATCGTCGGTAAGGATGTACAAAACAGATGCGGTAGCCCAATGGGGAGGTGCGCAACCGCTAAGCAAGACCGGGGTTCCGGCCGGCGTAGCGGTATTTCCACGGGAAGCGCAGTTCCCGAAGGAGTGGGCGGAACGTTTTGTAAATGTGGTACATTATAAAAAAATGGAAGCCGGCGGTCACTTTGCAGCGCTGGAAGTACCTGAAGCATTTGCCGGCGAATTGCGGTCTTTCTTTTATTCTGTAAAATAA
- a CDS encoding TfoX/Sxy family DNA transformation protein, whose product MGHFDHRLTDARNIGPVIAQKLHEIGIHSLPALAVLTPVKAYIQLAKKSNGIPPPVSHYLYALQGALMNVHWIKLPKRLKQELLNKLEKERAGAKRNLKGKI is encoded by the coding sequence ATGGGCCATTTCGATCATCGCCTTACGGATGCCAGGAACATTGGTCCTGTAATAGCCCAAAAGCTTCATGAAATAGGCATACATTCGCTGCCTGCGCTGGCAGTACTAACACCGGTAAAAGCATATATACAATTAGCAAAAAAGTCAAATGGCATACCGCCCCCTGTATCGCACTATCTTTATGCCTTGCAGGGGGCATTAATGAACGTACACTGGATCAAGTTACCCAAAAGATTGAAGCAAGAATTACTCAACAAACTGGAGAAGGAAAGGGCGGGTGCCAAAAGAAATTTGAAGGGGAAAATATAA
- a CDS encoding GyrI-like domain-containing protein: MSIQTIPTFHVIGISVRTTNESGQALQDIPALWARFIEEQIVAQIPGKINDDLYCIYTDYEKDHTRPYTTLLGCRVHNIDQIPEGMTGKTFSESHYTRFTAKGNLAQGIVYNEWVRIWNTSLDRAFTADFEVYGEKTTNPENAEVDIFVALQ, translated from the coding sequence ATGAGTATTCAAACCATTCCAACCTTCCATGTTATAGGTATATCGGTACGTACTACCAACGAAAGCGGGCAGGCCTTGCAGGATATTCCGGCGCTTTGGGCCAGGTTTATAGAGGAGCAGATAGTAGCCCAAATCCCAGGCAAGATCAATGACGACCTTTATTGTATTTACACTGATTACGAAAAAGATCATACCCGTCCTTATACTACCCTGTTGGGCTGCCGGGTTCATAACATTGACCAGATCCCGGAGGGCATGACCGGCAAAACATTTAGCGAAAGCCATTATACCCGTTTTACAGCAAAAGGCAATTTAGCGCAGGGCATTGTATATAACGAGTGGGTCAGGATATGGAATACATCATTAGACAGGGCTTTTACGGCCGATTTTGAAGTGTATGGCGAAAAGACAACCAACCCGGAGAACGCAGAAGTTGATATTTTTGTAGCACTACAATGA
- a CDS encoding DUF1801 domain-containing protein, which translates to MKASENYYDQLEEPVKSCFLALHHLILNQDKDIAPAWKYGMPFFCYKGRMVCYLWIHKKHQQPYIGIVEGKHFNEPFLLQEGRLRMKIMLLDPHKDLPVARIKAIIHKAIRLYKTGLIATKNSVHF; encoded by the coding sequence ATGAAGGCCTCAGAAAACTACTACGATCAACTGGAAGAGCCTGTAAAAAGCTGCTTCCTGGCTTTGCACCATCTTATTCTCAACCAAGATAAAGATATAGCCCCGGCCTGGAAGTATGGAATGCCTTTCTTTTGCTATAAAGGCCGCATGGTCTGTTATCTCTGGATCCATAAAAAACATCAACAGCCTTATATCGGTATTGTAGAAGGTAAGCATTTCAATGAACCTTTTTTATTACAGGAAGGCCGTTTGCGGATGAAAATAATGTTGCTGGATCCTCACAAAGACCTGCCTGTTGCCCGCATCAAAGCGATTATTCATAAAGCTATCCGCCTTTACAAGACGGGACTTATTGCTACTAAAAATAGTGTTCATTTTTAA
- a CDS encoding GyrI-like domain-containing protein, producing the protein MEKLDLTKKYKSYFTAKTQPEIVDIEKASFIALCGKGDPSGEAFAKTIEAMYSTAYTIKFACKVKGKDFVVSKLEGQWWFDTTWFTGQTMNSAAVEVPRSEWEYRLLIRMPGFVTAEHMEAAKSIVTGQKGIQRATAIEWHTLEEGKCVQMLHVGPFSTEPESLKIMDAFMKTHQFAQNGQHHEIYLSDFRKTAPEKLRTILREPVK; encoded by the coding sequence ATGGAAAAACTAGATCTTACTAAAAAGTACAAATCTTATTTTACGGCCAAAACACAGCCGGAAATTGTTGACATAGAAAAAGCATCCTTTATCGCTTTATGCGGCAAGGGCGATCCTTCAGGCGAGGCTTTCGCCAAAACTATTGAAGCAATGTATTCAACAGCATACACCATCAAATTCGCCTGCAAAGTGAAGGGTAAAGATTTTGTGGTATCAAAGCTGGAAGGTCAATGGTGGTTTGACACAACCTGGTTCACCGGGCAAACCATGAACAGTGCCGCTGTTGAAGTGCCCCGTAGCGAGTGGGAATACAGGTTGCTGATACGTATGCCCGGCTTCGTGACCGCTGAACATATGGAAGCAGCTAAATCGATCGTTACAGGTCAAAAAGGAATACAGAGAGCCACTGCTATTGAATGGCATACTTTAGAGGAAGGCAAATGCGTACAGATGCTGCATGTAGGTCCGTTCTCCACTGAGCCCGAATCGTTAAAAATTATGGATGCTTTTATGAAAACACATCAGTTTGCCCAAAACGGACAACACCATGAAATTTATCTTTCTGATTTCAGGAAGACAGCACCCGAAAAGCTGAGAACTATTTTAAGGGAGCCGGTGAAATAA
- a CDS encoding NAD(P)H-dependent oxidoreductase: MTKIFIINGGQHFAHSGGKFNQTLVQWDKSFFTSLDGFEVQITDINEPYDLEEEVSKFVWADVVIYHTPVWWFGLPHKFKEYLDTVFTAGHRKGIYYSDGRKRENPEINYGTGGSLHGRHYMLTTTWNAPETAFTLPGEFFDQNSVDEGVMFGFHRMNAFTGMKQLEGFHFHDLEKNARPDRIQDYFERYTSHLAETIQSLPLTITEEKPELC, from the coding sequence ATGACAAAGATATTTATCATCAACGGCGGACAGCATTTTGCACATTCAGGTGGAAAGTTCAACCAAACATTGGTGCAATGGGATAAAAGCTTTTTCACCTCCCTGGATGGCTTTGAAGTACAAATAACTGATATCAACGAACCCTACGATCTTGAAGAGGAAGTAAGTAAGTTTGTATGGGCTGATGTAGTGATCTATCATACACCTGTATGGTGGTTTGGCCTGCCTCACAAATTCAAAGAATACCTGGATACCGTTTTTACCGCCGGCCATCGTAAAGGCATTTATTACAGCGATGGCAGGAAGAGGGAAAATCCCGAAATTAACTATGGAACAGGCGGCTCGCTGCATGGGCGTCATTATATGTTAACCACTACCTGGAATGCGCCGGAAACCGCATTTACCCTGCCAGGTGAATTTTTTGACCAGAATAGTGTGGATGAAGGTGTGATGTTTGGGTTTCACCGGATGAATGCTTTTACCGGAATGAAGCAGCTGGAAGGCTTTCATTTTCATGACCTGGAGAAGAATGCCAGGCCCGACCGGATACAGGACTATTTCGAGCGTTATACTTCTCATCTCGCTGAAACCATTCAATCTTTACCATTAACAATAACTGAGGAAAAGCCGGAGTTATGCTAA
- a CDS encoding type 1 glutamine amidotransferase domain-containing protein, whose amino-acid sequence MKKKILFVVTSHDTKGSTGEKTGYYLGEVSHPWEVLTEAGYEIDFVSPKGGNPPVDGFDLSDPVNKKFWEDAVYQKKITNSMRPSEVKAEDYAAIYYAGGHGAMWDLPTNDALNKIAANIYEKDGIVAAVCHGPAGIMNIQLSDGSYLVKDKKVNGFSNEEEEQVKLTRVVPFLLEDQLKKHGGVYEKSAPWQPHVTTDQRLITGQNPQSAKAVGEAMVKELNR is encoded by the coding sequence ATGAAAAAGAAAATATTATTTGTAGTAACCAGCCACGATACCAAAGGAAGCACGGGGGAAAAAACGGGCTATTACCTGGGTGAAGTATCTCATCCCTGGGAAGTACTTACCGAAGCCGGCTATGAAATTGATTTCGTCAGTCCGAAAGGGGGTAATCCACCGGTAGATGGTTTTGATTTAAGCGACCCGGTTAATAAAAAATTCTGGGAAGACGCTGTTTATCAAAAGAAAATAACCAATAGTATGCGCCCATCAGAGGTAAAGGCAGAGGATTATGCAGCTATTTATTATGCTGGTGGACATGGCGCCATGTGGGACTTACCAACTAATGACGCGCTGAACAAAATAGCGGCAAACATTTATGAAAAAGATGGTATTGTTGCAGCGGTATGTCATGGTCCTGCCGGTATTATGAATATACAACTGAGTGATGGCAGCTACCTGGTAAAGGATAAAAAAGTAAATGGGTTTAGCAATGAGGAAGAAGAGCAGGTAAAACTCACCCGGGTTGTTCCCTTCCTTTTAGAAGATCAACTAAAGAAACATGGCGGCGTTTATGAAAAATCGGCACCCTGGCAGCCCCATGTAACAACAGACCAGCGGCTGATTACGGGACAAAATCCACAGTCGGCAAAAGCCGTGGGAGAAGCTATGGTAAAGGAGCTCAACCGTTAA
- a CDS encoding Crp/Fnr family transcriptional regulator, whose amino-acid sequence MEYAAFLRKHIEEIIPFSDEELEIILPFFKPLEIRRKDYLIKSGKRVTAEYLVIKGLLKAFMHDDMEREHIMQFAMENWWISDYPAYRLQSKGELCVQALEPCLVLELSQESKQRMCEAVPAMYRFHGVKAFGGFVALQKRVLSLMKNSAKEKYELLLEQYPELFQRVSKTMIAHYLGVSRETLSRLQK is encoded by the coding sequence ATGGAGTATGCTGCTTTTTTGCGTAAACATATAGAGGAGATCATTCCTTTTTCGGATGAAGAGCTCGAAATTATTCTACCTTTTTTTAAGCCGCTGGAGATCCGGAGGAAAGACTACCTGATCAAAAGCGGCAAAAGGGTTACGGCCGAATATCTTGTAATAAAAGGTTTATTAAAAGCTTTTATGCATGACGATATGGAGCGGGAACATATTATGCAGTTTGCAATGGAAAACTGGTGGATATCTGACTACCCCGCTTACAGGCTTCAATCAAAAGGCGAGCTTTGCGTGCAGGCATTGGAGCCTTGCCTGGTTTTGGAACTTAGCCAGGAAAGTAAACAGAGAATGTGCGAAGCGGTGCCGGCCATGTATCGCTTTCATGGAGTTAAAGCCTTTGGAGGATTTGTTGCGCTACAGAAAAGAGTATTGTCTTTAATGAAAAACTCGGCAAAAGAAAAATATGAATTATTGCTGGAACAATACCCTGAGCTTTTTCAACGGGTTTCCAAAACCATGATTGCGCATTACCTCGGTGTTTCAAGAGAAACACTCAGCCGGCTGCAAAAATAA
- a CDS encoding S9 family peptidase: MNKYFGLLATAVVAGAAHAQTVQLTANDYRRAEQFMGYNTTTLVDWVNPYPNWVEGDKFWYRSGNKVLLADPKTKSKTETAIYGSMPGAGVSQGRRRAANEVISPDGKRAVFIKDWNLWVKDLDTKRETQLTTDGTKDYGYATDNAGWKHSDAAIVSWSPDSKKIATFQQDQRKVNDMYLVTTNVGAPKLEQWKYPLPGDPYIPTIRRVVIDVETPKVISLNIPPDPHRATMSDDISSSGSFDDIDWSPDAKEVAFVSSSRDHKNAKVRIANTATGEVREIFEETVKTQFESGRGAINWRYLAKTNEIIWYSERDNWGHLYLYDSKTGNLKHQITKGNWLVGKVLKIDEKERTIYFTGYGREKGNPYFAYFYKIGFDGKGLTLLTPETGNHNIYLSPSGNHFVDVYSQPDVPPVANFRNTKGALITGLEKADVSRLQAKGWKAPTPVSVKAADGETDIYGLVFTPTKMDPSKKYPVIDYIYPGPQGGSVGSWSFSPSRGDNQALAELGFIVVVIEGTSNPYRSKSFHDMSYGNMAENTLPDQIAAIRQLSKIYPIDTTKVGIWGHSGGGFATAAALLRYPDFFKVGIAESGNHDNRNYEDDWGERYNGLVENSDYAAQANQAYAKNLKGKLMLVHGMMDDNVPPYNTLLVVEALQKANKDFDLVVFPNARHGFGEYSSYMMRRRWDYFVKHLLGAEPPKEYLMGVK, from the coding sequence ATGAATAAATATTTTGGTTTACTGGCTACGGCTGTTGTAGCAGGAGCGGCTCATGCCCAAACTGTACAGCTTACAGCAAATGATTACAGGAGGGCTGAACAGTTCATGGGATATAATACTACAACATTGGTAGATTGGGTAAACCCCTATCCTAACTGGGTAGAGGGCGACAAGTTCTGGTACAGGAGCGGGAATAAAGTGTTATTAGCAGATCCTAAAACAAAATCTAAAACAGAAACTGCCATTTATGGAAGTATGCCCGGGGCAGGAGTGTCTCAGGGTAGAAGACGTGCTGCCAACGAAGTGATTTCGCCTGATGGCAAAAGAGCAGTATTTATTAAAGACTGGAATCTTTGGGTAAAGGATCTGGATACCAAAAGGGAAACGCAGCTGACTACCGATGGTACAAAAGATTACGGATATGCAACTGATAATGCAGGGTGGAAGCATAGCGATGCCGCTATTGTAAGCTGGTCTCCTGACTCTAAAAAGATAGCCACTTTTCAGCAGGACCAGCGGAAGGTGAATGATATGTACCTGGTGACTACTAATGTGGGCGCTCCTAAACTGGAGCAATGGAAATATCCATTACCGGGTGATCCATATATTCCTACCATAAGAAGGGTTGTTATTGATGTAGAAACACCAAAAGTGATATCGCTGAACATTCCTCCTGACCCACATCGCGCTACAATGAGTGATGATATTTCCAGTAGCGGAAGCTTTGATGATATAGACTGGTCACCGGATGCTAAAGAAGTTGCTTTTGTTTCTTCATCAAGAGATCATAAAAATGCCAAAGTACGCATTGCTAATACAGCAACCGGAGAAGTACGGGAAATATTTGAAGAGACTGTAAAAACGCAGTTTGAATCGGGTAGGGGGGCCATCAACTGGCGATACCTGGCTAAAACCAACGAAATAATTTGGTACTCTGAGCGGGATAACTGGGGACACTTGTATTTGTACGACAGTAAGACGGGGAATTTAAAACACCAGATCACCAAAGGCAATTGGCTGGTGGGGAAAGTGCTGAAAATAGATGAAAAAGAGCGTACGATTTACTTTACCGGCTATGGGCGGGAAAAAGGAAATCCCTATTTTGCTTATTTCTATAAAATAGGATTTGATGGGAAAGGGTTAACCTTATTAACGCCCGAAACGGGGAATCATAACATTTATTTGTCGCCATCCGGTAATCATTTTGTAGATGTGTATTCCCAGCCTGATGTGCCGCCTGTTGCTAATTTCAGGAATACAAAGGGTGCGTTGATTACAGGTTTAGAGAAGGCTGACGTATCCCGTTTGCAGGCAAAAGGATGGAAGGCGCCAACACCCGTATCGGTAAAAGCTGCGGATGGGGAAACCGATATTTATGGATTGGTGTTCACGCCCACTAAAATGGATCCGTCGAAGAAATATCCGGTTATTGATTATATATATCCGGGACCACAGGGTGGAAGTGTGGGTAGCTGGAGCTTTTCACCATCGCGGGGTGATAACCAGGCCCTGGCTGAGCTGGGGTTCATCGTTGTTGTAATAGAAGGTACCAGCAATCCTTACCGTTCTAAAAGCTTCCATGATATGAGCTACGGCAATATGGCTGAAAACACTTTGCCCGACCAGATAGCTGCTATCAGGCAGTTATCAAAAATCTACCCGATCGATACCACCAAAGTGGGTATATGGGGACATAGTGGCGGCGGCTTTGCCACAGCAGCGGCGTTATTACGCTACCCCGATTTCTTTAAAGTGGGGATCGCGGAATCAGGTAATCATGACAACCGTAATTATGAAGATGATTGGGGTGAGCGTTATAACGGGTTGGTTGAAAATAGTGATTATGCAGCACAGGCCAACCAGGCTTATGCAAAAAATCTGAAAGGCAAGCTGATGCTGGTACATGGTATGATGGATGATAATGTACCGCCTTATAATACCTTATTAGTTGTAGAAGCTTTGCAGAAGGCTAATAAAGATTTTGATCTGGTAGTCTTCCCCAATGCACGACACGGGTTTGGTGAATATTCCAGCTACATGATGCGCCGGCGCTGGGATTATTTTGTAAAGCACTTATTAGGTGCCGAGCCACCCAAAGAATATTTAATGGGGGTGAAATAA
- a CDS encoding XRE family transcriptional regulator — protein sequence MSVANKNLKYLRKLRGWTQDEFATKLNIKRSLLGAYEEERAEPRIDVLEVICDMFKLTLDELLRKDLSVESNSDNYLAKRRALKLAPVITHIPFVPVKAAAGYLAGYADHEFVDELNTFTLPMVSGGNYRAFEILGDSMLPTPSGSVIVGEKVDELESLKNNTACILVSRNDGIVYKRVQKNTKAKNKITLVSDNPTFQPYTINSDEVLEMWQAQYVISKTNVAQNWDVGQLVNIVANLQQQVDGMKKKIN from the coding sequence ATGTCAGTAGCCAACAAGAATTTGAAGTATTTAAGAAAGCTTCGGGGATGGACGCAGGATGAATTTGCGACTAAATTAAATATCAAACGGTCATTGCTGGGCGCTTACGAAGAAGAACGTGCAGAGCCGCGTATTGATGTATTGGAAGTGATCTGCGATATGTTTAAATTAACACTGGATGAACTGTTAAGGAAAGACCTCAGTGTGGAATCCAACTCTGACAATTATCTTGCGAAGAGACGTGCTCTTAAACTGGCTCCTGTAATTACACATATACCTTTTGTGCCTGTTAAAGCCGCAGCGGGTTACCTGGCCGGTTACGCTGATCACGAATTTGTTGATGAACTGAACACATTTACACTCCCGATGGTTAGTGGTGGCAATTACCGGGCTTTTGAGATTTTGGGAGACTCGATGTTGCCAACTCCCAGCGGTTCTGTTATTGTGGGAGAAAAGGTAGATGAACTCGAATCCCTGAAAAATAATACAGCATGTATATTAGTGTCACGCAATGATGGTATTGTTTACAAGCGGGTACAGAAAAATACAAAAGCCAAGAATAAGATCACATTGGTGAGTGACAATCCAACGTTCCAGCCTTACACTATCAATTCTGATGAGGTGCTGGAAATGTGGCAGGCGCAATACGTGATTTCTAAAACCAATGTAGCTCAGAATTGGGATGTGGGGCAGTTGGTAAATATTGTAGCCAACCTGCAACAACAGGTGGATGGGATGAAAAAGAAGATTAATTAA
- a CDS encoding nicotinamide mononucleotide adenylyltransferase yields the protein MGREILETKRKALKINLDGPVYGTFAEIGAGQEVARNFFTAGAASGTVAKTMSAYDMAFSNAIYGVEEKGRYVSRSRVKQMLSHEYDLLTERLHGEKYDDKTFFAFADTVTTLNFARNNEPHGWLGLRFQVTPGGEHNDIIFHVRLLDNDTSLQQNVLGILGVNLVYGAFYYNHDVQLMVESLVDNLSFGSVEIDMISLRGPVFKNTNDRLVNLYLIAKGFSGAAVFDPNGNVTQAKDLLYKKDIMILRTKFLQKSKPNFDLFNKAIEQFKRSQNVQDDNLVVLIEVLMSNLLEDDDPHNDNDVEIFAKRAEELCTTGNNVIVSNFKRNNKLAQYLALCKPRNVGISTNISNLRTIFNAKNYSDSYTQELLTYVSDLFSRNVKLYAYPYLNKKTNEVVTLKNMPVSVEAKPLFDFLVVNHYIKDIEGYDVKDVKAV from the coding sequence ATGGGCAGGGAAATACTCGAAACTAAAAGAAAAGCTTTAAAAATTAATTTAGATGGTCCGGTATATGGCACTTTCGCCGAAATCGGAGCAGGTCAGGAAGTTGCCAGGAACTTTTTCACTGCAGGTGCCGCTTCCGGTACGGTTGCTAAAACCATGTCCGCCTACGATATGGCATTCAGTAATGCTATTTATGGTGTCGAAGAAAAGGGCCGCTATGTAAGCCGTTCGCGCGTGAAGCAAATGTTGTCTCATGAATATGACCTGCTAACCGAGCGCCTGCACGGAGAAAAATATGATGATAAAACATTTTTTGCTTTCGCTGACACCGTAACCACGCTCAATTTCGCCCGTAATAACGAACCGCATGGCTGGCTGGGCCTTCGCTTCCAGGTTACACCCGGTGGAGAACACAATGACATTATTTTCCACGTTAGATTATTGGATAACGATACCAGTTTGCAACAGAATGTATTGGGTATACTGGGAGTAAACCTGGTGTACGGGGCCTTTTACTATAATCATGATGTGCAGTTGATGGTAGAGTCGCTGGTGGATAATCTTTCATTTGGCTCGGTGGAAATAGATATGATCAGCCTGCGTGGTCCTGTATTTAAAAATACCAACGACAGGTTGGTCAACTTATACTTAATTGCCAAAGGATTCTCCGGCGCCGCTGTTTTCGATCCCAATGGTAATGTAACGCAGGCAAAAGATTTGTTGTATAAGAAGGATATCATGATCCTTCGTACCAAATTCCTGCAAAAGTCTAAACCCAATTTCGATCTTTTTAATAAGGCCATTGAGCAGTTCAAACGTTCTCAGAATGTACAGGATGATAACCTGGTGGTGCTCATCGAAGTGTTGATGAGTAACCTGCTCGAAGACGACGATCCGCATAATGACAACGATGTAGAAATTTTTGCAAAACGGGCAGAGGAGCTTTGTACTACCGGCAATAATGTAATTGTTTCTAACTTTAAGCGTAATAATAAACTGGCTCAATACCTGGCCCTTTGTAAGCCACGTAATGTGGGCATTTCCACCAATATATCTAACCTGCGTACTATTTTCAACGCAAAAAATTATAGTGATTCTTACACACAGGAGTTGTTGACTTATGTCAGCGATCTCTTTAGCCGCAATGTAAAACTGTATGCGTATCCTTATCTCAATAAGAAAACCAACGAGGTGGTAACGTTAAAAAATATGCCGGTGTCGGTTGAAGCTAAGCCTTTATTTGATTTTCTGGTAGTGAACCATTACATAAAAGATATTGAAGGCTACGATGTGAAAGATGTAAAGGCTGTTTAA